The sequence below is a genomic window from Caloenas nicobarica isolate bCalNic1 chromosome 13, bCalNic1.hap1, whole genome shotgun sequence.
CTCGTGGGTGCAGTTGGACGGCCGGTCCATGCGGTGCCCCTCCTTCAGCAGCTTGAAGAGCTCCTCGACGGGGATGCCGGGGTAGGGGGAGCCCCCCAGCGTGAAGATCTCCCACATCAGGATCCCGAAGGACCACCTGGGATCACGCATGGCAAAGGCGGGTCAGCCATGCCCTAGAAccctccctgggcaggcagggccaCAGCTCGCCCCATCACACCCTGAGGTGCTGCGGGAGCACGGACGGGAGCAGGTGGCATCACCCCTGGGGAAAACGCGCCccgctgctgctgtccccatggtgtACCCCTGTCCTGCTCATGGAGACCCTCTAGTTCATGCATAACCCCCTGACGCTGCCTTGTCCCACACCTGATGGCATCCTCATCCCACACCTGGTGGCCCcctcagcctccagcagccccaggactcACACATCGCTCTGGTGGGTGTAGACACGGTCGAACAGTGCCTCAGGTGCCATCCACTTCACTGGCAGGCGACCCTATGGGAACAAaccccctgctcagccctggttGGGGGTCCCTATCCCCCCTCCACCCCTCTCCCAGGCCCCCCCACTCACATTGCTGGTTTTCTTGTAGTAGTCAATGTCGTGGACGTCCCTGGCCAAGCCGAAGTCGGCAATCTTCATCACGTTCTCTGCTGTGACCAGCACGTTGCGGGCAGCCAGGTCGCGGTGGATGCACTGCCGGGGGGAGCATCACCCGCAGGGGGTGtgagatggtgactccagcaccgTGTGTCTCCTCCCCACACCCAGAAGCCACCCTCCTGCACACCCCCCGGCAGCAGTGGGGCCACCCCCACACTGTACTGCCTGCAGTGACCGGGGGACACCCAGGAGGTGGGtcaggctgtgccagccctACCCGTTTGGACTCCAGGTACTCCATGCCACGGGCCACCTGGTAGACACAGGAGACCAGGTCCTTGAAGGACAGTTGCTCCTCGGGCATCGCTGTGACGTCGAAAGTGTAGTCAGGTGTCGGGGGGCGGCGGGCACGGAGGTATTCCCGCAGGTTGCCCTTCGCAGCAAACTCCACGATCACATACAGCGGCCCTGGGAAGGGCAAACactctgctcagcccctgccctgtcccagcccagTGTCCCACCTgccactgtccccatcccctgctgcCACTCCATGCCCatgccctgcctgcacagccccctCACCGTCCTGCGTGCAGACTCCCAGGAGGTTGATGATGTTTTTGTGCTTGTCCATGAGCTTCATCATCTCCATCTCGGATACGAGGTCAGCCAGGTCCTTGTCGGTGGCATTGTCTGGGGACGGAGGGCCATGTCACCATGCCAGCCGAGGCGGCACCGCAGCCTGGCACTGATgccacctctgtgcctgggacaCTGGTAGAGGAGCCCCTACCTTTCAGCATTTTGACAGCCACAGTGACGGCTCTGTCTGGCCGGTCTCTGTCGATGCCATAAGCCTCTGCCCGCACCACCTGGCCAAAGCAGCCTTCCCCCAGGGGCTtgcccagcaccagcctggcAGGGACGGGCAGAACCATGAGGGActgcagggacagccctgctCCCCGTCACCGCACGGCCAGACCCGGAggggcagaggcagcacagctgctctctCTGTCTGAGCCGAGTCCCAGCGCCCCACAGTACAGTGGGTGCTGAGGTGTCCAGTGATGGCCGGAGACCTCCCCATCCAGCACCCATGTGCTGCCGTCcccagggaggctggagagagcagcccccagccccagccctgccccgcgCCACCCGGCACCGTACTTGTCTCGGGGAAACTCCCACTTGGCGTCAAGGGGCAGGTCCAGCTCCATAACCCCAGCCAGCATCGGggcacagctggaggagagacGGGTGACACGCATCAGGGACGTGCTGGACTTCCCAGAGGAACTGGAGTCCAGGGAGAACTGTGGAGAGATCCCAAGAGACCTCAACCATCCTGTCCTGTGCTCTGGGGCTAAACACAGACCCAGTGGTGCTGCAGAGACCCTCACTCAGAGCAACAGGGtgagggggctgcaggaggcagTGCACAAGATGTAACAGATGCAGGTGGCACTCATGGAGCCAGTAAGTCACCAAGGTTCCCCCATGCCCCCGGGGCTCCAGCTCAGCACTCACCTGTCGGATGAGCGGGAATTTGGAGAGCTTGTGGACCGCCATGGGCTCCAGGGGCTGCTTGCTCGACTGAGTCTGCATCCGGCACAGCACTACGATGATGATGGCCATGGCCACGGCCAGCGAGCCTGAGGTGTAGATGATGATGTCCGTGTACTTGGCCTCAGGAGCTTCAGCTTCCCGCACCAGCTCCTCTTCTGGAGGGAGCGAATGAGTCAGCCTGAGCCACGGTCCCTGTGTGCCGGggtcccagctcccaccccaggACCCCACCCCTACCCGGCAGCACAGTGAGCCAGGCAGACTGGTAGGAAAGGCCGATGGAGTTCCCTGCCAGGCAGGTGTACTCGCCAGCATCCTCCACAGAGACATTGCGCAGGTACAGCACCTCCACCTCGGAGCTGTTGATGTCTGCAGTCTGCCAGGGAGAGGGATGGATGGTGAGCACCTCTCCTCCTTGAGGGGCTTTGTGCACCCCCTGTCACCACTTTGGGGTGGGCATCTGGGACCTGGGTGCTTCCAGACCCTGTTACCTTCAGCACTTGCACGTAGGGCACACCATCGGGACCATAGCTGCTGCCGTTCACCTCGATGTGCTTCAGCCACtggatgtggggctgggcaTCACTGTAGACCTTGCAGAAGAACTCCACGTCACTGCCCACCAGCGCTGTGGTGTTGGCAGGCAGCCCAGCCTGCAGGATGGGCCTGTGCGGGGACCTTTCTGCACAGAAGAGACCAGAGCAGTGTCACCAACACAGTGGTCCAGAGCAGgggctccttcctccctcccgctCTGCCCACCGAGAAGCTATGGAAAGCCCTTCCCTGGCCCTAGAGCTGACCAGTGCAACCATGGCCTGgtctccatccccaccacccTTGGCCGAGAAGGACACGCAGGCCGTACCGGTGGAGAGGACATGAACAGAGGCTCCTCTGCCCACTTTCCCGTGACCCTGACCCCTCTGCCAGGCACGGGGAGAGCAGGGAGCCAAGACAAGCACCACGCCGAGGAGCCCTCACCCAGCACGTCCAGGAGGTAGCTGTAGTGGATGCTGCCAAACCTGTTCTCCACCAGGCAGGTGTAGTTGCCGCGGTCTGAGGGCACCACACTCTCCATCACCAGGCTCCAGTGCTGGTGCCggagctgcagaggaagacaaagaGGCGAGGTGTGATGAGGGAGCCGATCCTCAGGAGGAGAGGTTGCAACGGGGGCCCCTGACGCTTACCCGGATGCCCCCGATGCGGTGCTCCCCCCGGAACTCGCGCCCATTCTTGAACCAGCggatgctggggctggggctgcccgaGGCCGGGCAGCGAAACTTCACCGTGTTCCCTGCAGGGACCGCGTACAGCTTCTTGTCCATCCGGTGTGGGTGAGTCCAGTACGGTGCTGGGGAGACACGGGACATGCGGTGGGAGGGGGCCACGGGTCAGCACGGGGGCTGCCGGAGCTGCTCCCAGCCGCTTGCgctgtgggcaggaggcagcaatgCCCCACGCTCCTGGACCTGCCCCAGCTGCCCGTCCTGCTCGGGGCAGCACTGACCTCTGTGCCTGTAGACCGGCTCCTCGTTGCGGTCTCCGTGTGGACTGTCCCCATCACTgtcttcatcatcatcacccgATGCCAGTGAGTCTGCAAGGGAAGGCAGGTTGACAGGGAACATCCCTGCCCGCAGGGCTGGGTGGGCAACGGGTGCCTTGCTGCCCCAGGGAGATGCTGGGTGCTGCCAGGGCTCCTACCCACGACGGAGATGGTGAAGTTGCGCAGGATCTGCCCTGTCCCTCGTGCCCGGCACACATAGAGCCCTGAGTCCTCATAGGCAACCTCCGAGATCTCTAGCAGGCTCTGCCGGAGGTGGATGCGACCCCCTGGGACGAGCAGCCGGGACTCCTTGTACCAGACCACGCTGGCACCACTCTGGTTGGCATCACAGTACAGCTGCAATGCATTGCCCGGGTCCAGCAGGAGATGTTCCTCTTCTGACTCCAGCAACGGGCTCTCAAATAGCTCTGGAGAGATGCGGTGAGCACCCCCCCCAGTACTCATCCCTCCCTGGCGGCAGGACCCTGCCACACGCCTGCCCTGGTGTGGAGAGCACATGGCAGGGCTGGGCCcagtgcccagctctgccaccccAGAGACGGGCAAGGGCCGGACTCTGCCCCCAGGGCGCAGGGACACAGCTTTCCCAGCCGTGTGTCCCTGCCCAAGGCCACACATGCCACTGGCCTTCTGCAGAGGCCACTCACAGCAGTACAGGGTGCCTGAGCCTGTCCTGTCTTGCTGAACACAGCACTGAATAAGGGCACCAAATCCTCCTGGTCACCCGTTCTCCAAACTCCATGTGCCCCAAGCACAGCCGGAACCCCCAGCCCTAGCTGGCCCTGCCTGCTGAAGGCCAGCAATAGGAATGTGCACACGGAGGGCAGCAACAACCCAACCGCCAGCTCAGCAATAcccaccacagcccagctgtCTGTTTGCAGGGGACTGGGGCGACACACCTGCATCCCCCGCCCTCTGCGTGGCTATCGCAGGGGAGATGTGGGGTCTCCAGGCCTCTGCTCCCCCAGGACATGTTCTTCTCCTGTACATGCCACCAAGAGGCATGGACCGCCTGCACCTCTAAGGTGTTTGCACTTGCCAGTGAGCCACACACAACTGCTGCAGCCCACGGCGTTCACACCAATCCCGCTCTGCCGCGCGTGTACACCAACTGAGCTGAGCCTCCATAGCGCAGGCACAGCCTGTCTGGAGCCACCGTGCTCCACATCTCCTCGCCCGGTGATGGAGATGTTGACCACCCATGCCTCGTCCCACCTGGATGGGTGctcccagctcccaccagcccagccccgcacgcagagctgtggggctgtgtgcCCAGGGAGAGCACCCGGCACCCCGAGCCCCGGGGTCTCTTTTCTGCATTCAGAAAGCAGGACCCCCATTCCGCCGCCCCCAAGCCCTCTTTTGTCCCCCAGCAGCCGTACCTGGCTCCATcgccctgccctgggcagcagccaccagcagcagccccgccAGGACCTGCAAGAGGGGCCGCATCTTCCAGGCCCCTGCGGCACGGCGGCTCCCACCCTGCGGGACAGGCAGGGCCGGGGTGAGCGGAGCCGGGCAGGCAGCTCCCTACCATGCGCTGCCCGGGCCAGGCAGGGACCCACCGGCAGGGAGCGGGTGGCTGGTCCCTGGGGTGCCATGGGGCAGAGGTGCGGGATCCCCAGGGCACGCCGAGAATGGGTGCGCATGGAGGGGAGGCAGAGCAcggggagccctgggcagggtgAAACCCCTTCcagccccccaaatccctcgATGGCTCGGAGTGGGGCACGGGTGGGGGAACCCCGGTTGGATGCAGGGAACCCGACCCTTCCAGCCAGCCGCAGCGGGGCCAGAGCGCTGGGAGAGGTTAACCGGGCAcagggggggctgcaggagctggggggtccCGGAGTGAGGGGGATCCCAGGGAAAGGATCCCGGGGACGGGGGGTCCCGAGGGAAGAGGGGTCTCCCGAGAGTGAGGGTCGCGGGTGGCGGCGTTACCGGCGGTGACGGGCTCCCTCGGCGGAGCCGCCGGCGCAGCGCGGCGTGGGCCCGGGCAAAGTCCGAGGGCCGGCGGGCTCAGCGCTGCCGCGCCCCGCACGGCGGCCCCATGGCGGGCAGGGCTGCGACGGCTCCGGGCTGGGGCGGCTCCGGCCCCGCtctgccgccgccgcgccgggcgcGGGCACTTTGTAGGGGCGCGCTCGGGTTACagcggcgccgcccgccccgcccggagCCCTGggggggagttggggggggACCGGCCCCGAGCCGCGGCTGCTGCAACCGGCCTCGCTCCGCCGGCTCCTTTGCAAACTGACGCGCCGCTGAGCtgggccgggggcggggggagatATCACCGCCCCCCCCGGCGGCCGCCAGCAGCGGGGGCGGCCCTTGGACCCCCTCCCGGCACGGCTCTGCCGCCGCAGCATCGCTcccggggctgctcccctcCACCGCCCCCCCGGCAGACCCCGCATGTTGGGTCCCCACACCGGGAGCAGCACAGCGGGCAGGGGGGACAAGGCCACCTCAGCCCCCCCTTTCCCCCGTGGCACCCCGATTGCCGGGAGCAGGGACACAGCCCGGCCCCACAGATGCCGAGGGCTCCACGGCAGCGGAACCCACCCCGACGGGTGGCCCTGGCCGGGGCCCGATGCTGCACATTGCACGGTGCCCGGCAGCCTGGCAGCCCACTCGCTAATTGTGCTGTAATTAGTTGCAGCGTTATCGCTGATGGTGCCATAAAGTGGCTGTGACCCTCATTAGGAGCCCATAACGGAGTGTCGTAAAACACCACGAGGCCACGAGCCACGGTTGGAGTGGCCCCAATCCGACCCATAAACACTTCGCCTTCACTTTCCCCGAGGTGCTGCCTGCACTAGGGTGTGCAGATCCCCCCGCGCCCAGGCCCTGTTGCCCGCCTGCCCACATGGGACTTCTGGGCACTGGAGGAAGCCGGACCACGGACCCTCCAAAACGGCACGGTTCCCAGGAACACGTTCCCCTGAGCATTCTGCTGCCAGCAAGACAGGACAGATGGGCCCCCCAGCACATGGTCAGGATCtggccccagagctgctctccctCGCTGCATCCCTGGCTGCTTTGCCCTCTTCCTGCTTTCCAGCAAGAGCTGCTGGGACCATGGTGAGCCCCACATTCAGCTTTGCCCATGGTCATGTGAGCGGCATGTGGCTGTCACTGTCACCACCCACCCCACAGAGCCACACAACTGGGGCACAGTTTTGTCCATGCTGTTCTGGCATGCGAAACCAGCATCTTCCAGCATGACATGGTTTCACTGCAAGGGCTGGTTGGTGCCACGATCTCCCACAGCACCATCCGCCCCGTGCTGCTCCCCACCTGGGGTGCTGGGCCCCCCTGGGGCGCTGGAGCCCTGCTGGGGCACAGGGGCGCATGGAGCAgtccccagggccagcagctGTTCATTCCTGCCGGCGCGTGAAGCGTACGAGAACATCAATTTCACGGGGCAGCAGCCGCCCCTGCAGAGCCCGCAGTGTGCcggaagcacagaaaaatgttgGGTTCAGCTCGATTCgaaccaaaaccaaattaaaaccagagaGAAGGGGTTGTTCCcagtgctggggacactgggggaagAGCTGGGACTTGAGGGAACCCCTGGGAGCCACAATCTGGGATAGGCACGGAGATCCCTCCCATATCCCAGCCAGGTCACCCCACTGCTGGACGCGGTCCCGGTGGGAGCGGGGCAAGAGAACCGGTGCTGACACCTTGCCTTGTGTCACACCGAGCATCCCTGCCGGGCCAGGGCGATGCTGGGCACATGCTGGGGCACAGTGGGGCTGGGCTATGGGTGGCTGGAAGCCCGTCCCCTCCCTGCCgtggggcagcgctgggccGGGGGTCGGGCTGCCTGGCTTGATTTATAACAGCAACTGATGGCAAACAAAAAGCccttcacagcagcagagccccaCCGCCTGCTGCCCGCAGCACCGCCACGGCCTCCGCCACACCAGCAGCTTAACAAGGGGGGATTGTGCCAGTGCTGGTGCCCCGTGCTGCAGGTgcacccctgccccagcaccctcctctgctgctcctgctgccctcaACCCCTGGGCTGCTCccatcagctgcagcacagcaagggACACACGTCCCCTGACCACTGAGCCACAGATGGTGGGAGCTGAGATGCagcaggatgcccagggaggGAGCACATTCCCAGGGCCCCGTAGATGGGGCAGTGAGGGTGCAGGCATGGTGCAGATGGGGCAGGGGAGCCCGCTCTGCCCCATGCCCAACCGAGGAGATGAGACTCCCCCGCCAGGCTCTTGGCCTTGCTCATGTGTGCGGGGCTTTGCGGCAGCCAGCACGGATGAGGGGCTGGGCACCGGGGCCAGCACGCCGGGGCTCCATCCTCCCAcccctgccccttcccccaGGCAGTAAATCATCCCCGCTCCCCTCATGAAAGGCCCGTGTATGCGCTGCCGGCGCAGGGAGCCTGCCTGGTGCCAACAATATTGCTCTTGGAAGGCAGCCGGGGCTGCGGGAACACAGCCGCCCCTTGTGCCTGGCCCCAGCGctcgccgccgctcccgctgcGGTGGCACCTGCGGCCAGCATGAGCGCATGCGGCACCGTGGCTCCTGGGGGGGCCGGAGCCCGAGGGGCTCTTTCCTCCTGGAAGTTTCTCTTGGCTTCCCCTGAACGGCTGTTGTTTGGGGCACAGGCTCCTCATCTCCCTGTACCCTGCGCATAGGGTCTGGGGGGCCGAGGCCAAGCAAGCTCATCCCACGTGCCAGGGTGATGTGAACCCCCCTGAACCGagggagcggggcagccccagagcacaggGGTCCTGGGCTGTCCCGGCACAAGGGCTCCCAGCTCCATCCATCCCCGCTGGCCTTGACATGCGGCAGCTTCCAGCCCCAGCCATGACCCCAGTGGGGACCTGCCGAGGCAGgaggggcagagctggagggacaggcagcccaggctggatCCTCCACTGGGGCTGAGTCCCAGCTGGGCAGCGCTCCCCACCAGGACCCAGTCTTGCCAGCCCATCCTTATCTCCAGCAGGGAGGGACCGATGGAGCAATCCAGCCTGGTTAAGGTTTAACCAGGCAGAACTTGGCAAACATGaacctgctgctccctctgggGAGCTGAGAACACGGGGCCCAGCGTGGGggctgtgggatggggacactggggcccTAGACTTCAGCCAGGCCCCCAGCATGGCACGGGAGCACCCACAGATTCGGGTACcaagggctgagctgggagcaCGTGGGGCTGgggccagcccagcagcaccaagcGGGCAGCGCTGTGCCTTGTCCCTGCTGCCGTCCTGTTGTCCCCGCCTGTCCCAGCCATGCcgggcagcactggggctgcagCCGGCGTAGGGAACAGGGTGCACGGGGCCAGGACGTGCACCACTTCACTTGGGGACATGGCACACACCATCTGCTGGGCCGGGCACTGTGGTGCCCATCTGGGAGCCAAACAAGGAGCTTTGCCCATGAGCCCTGTCCCCCGTGAGGCACTGGgggctcctcctgcagcagtgTGGCCACAGCAGGAGGCTGCGAGGCAGAAACAGGGCCACCCCAATGCTCCCAGCTCCTAATCGCAAGCAGGCACCCAGCCTTGCCTCCACATCTGCACCTGATTTACTCGCTGGAGCCAGCGGGGCCGCGAGGGATGGCAGCGGTTGGGGCTGCGGCCAGGGCTGCATTCCCCCCAGCtgaggggggacacggggcccaGCCCTACatgctgccagagcagcagccggTTCCTCAGACCACAGGCTCCACACAGCTGGCTGTGGCGCGGCAGCACGGCAGGGCTTCAGTGGGGGACGTGGCTGGTGGTGGCTCCGAGCCCCATGCCATGCCTGCCAGCCCAGAAGGCACTGGGGCTCAGCCTGGTGCAGGCACAGcaaggtg
It includes:
- the FGFR4 gene encoding fibroblast growth factor receptor 4 isoform X4; this encodes MADGAGSNGDAAGLPVGKEAVARLIRENGHIFTEAQCKVCSALLISESQRLAHYQSKKHANKVRRYLSIHGGEELAHGKKMRLDAKQDSKQEGSSGEDRSKCCPICNMTFSSPAVATSHYLGKTHAKNMKQQSPKVEEAVPPQKHPATLPTSTVSSNEENKDITDPDKFCSLCHATFNNPLMAKQHYVGKKHRKQETKHKLMAHYGRTPDAPASSFMDSLASGDDDEDSDGDSPHGDRNEEPVYRHRAPYWTHPHRMDKKLYAVPAGNTVKFRCPASGSPSPSIRWFKNGREFRGEHRIGGIRLRHQHWSLVMESVVPSDRGNYTCLVENRFGSIHYSYLLDVLERSPHRPILQAGLPANTTALVGSDVEFFCKVYSDAQPHIQWLKHIEVNGSSYGPDGVPYVQVLKTADINSSEVEVLYLRNVSVEDAGEYTCLAGNSIGLSYQSAWLTVLPEEELVREAEAPEAKYTDIIIYTSGSLAVAMAIIIVVLCRMQTQSSKQPLEPMAVHKLSKFPLIRQFSLDSSSSGKSSTSLMRVTRLSSSCAPMLAGVMELDLPLDAKWEFPRDKLVLGKPLGEGCFGQVVRAEAYGIDRDRPDRAVTVAVKMLKDNATDKDLADLVSEMEMMKLMDKHKNIINLLGVCTQDGPLYVIVEFAAKGNLREYLRARRPPTPDYTFDVTAMPEEQLSFKDLVSCVYQVARGMEYLESKRCIHRDLAARNVLVTAENVMKIADFGLARDVHDIDYYKKTSNGRLPVKWMAPEALFDRVYTHQSDVWSFGILMWEIFTLGGSPYPGIPVEELFKLLKEGHRMDRPSNCTHELYMLMRECWHAVPSQRPTFKQLVEGLDKILVAVSEEYLDLSMPFEQYSPSCEDTASSCSSSCSSDDSVFTHDPLPPHLFYPSVRT
- the FGFR4 gene encoding fibroblast growth factor receptor 4 isoform X1; the protein is MCGLGQGHTAGKAVSLRPGGRVRPLPVSGVAELGTGPSPAMCSPHQGRRVAGSCRQGGMSTGGGAHRISPELFESPLLESEEEHLLLDPGNALQLYCDANQSGASVVWYKESRLLVPGGRIHLRQSLLEISEVAYEDSGLYVCRARGTGQILRNFTISVVDSLASGDDDEDSDGDSPHGDRNEEPVYRHRAPYWTHPHRMDKKLYAVPAGNTVKFRCPASGSPSPSIRWFKNGREFRGEHRIGGIRLRHQHWSLVMESVVPSDRGNYTCLVENRFGSIHYSYLLDVLERSPHRPILQAGLPANTTALVGSDVEFFCKVYSDAQPHIQWLKHIEVNGSSYGPDGVPYVQVLKTADINSSEVEVLYLRNVSVEDAGEYTCLAGNSIGLSYQSAWLTVLPEEELVREAEAPEAKYTDIIIYTSGSLAVAMAIIIVVLCRMQTQSSKQPLEPMAVHKLSKFPLIRQFSLDSSSSGKSSTSLMRVTRLSSSCAPMLAGVMELDLPLDAKWEFPRDKLVLGKPLGEGCFGQVVRAEAYGIDRDRPDRAVTVAVKMLKDNATDKDLADLVSEMEMMKLMDKHKNIINLLGVCTQDGPLYVIVEFAAKGNLREYLRARRPPTPDYTFDVTAMPEEQLSFKDLVSCVYQVARGMEYLESKRCIHRDLAARNVLVTAENVMKIADFGLARDVHDIDYYKKTSNGRLPVKWMAPEALFDRVYTHQSDVWSFGILMWEIFTLGGSPYPGIPVEELFKLLKEGHRMDRPSNCTHELYMLMRECWHAVPSQRPTFKQLVEGLDKILVAVSEEYLDLSMPFEQYSPSCEDTASSCSSSCSSDDSVFTHDPLPPHLFYPSVRT
- the FGFR4 gene encoding fibroblast growth factor receptor 4 isoform X3, with translation MRPLLQVLAGLLLVAAAQGRAMEPDSLASGDDDEDSDGDSPHGDRNEEPVYRHRAPYWTHPHRMDKKLYAVPAGNTVKFRCPASGSPSPSIRWFKNGREFRGEHRIGGIRLRHQHWSLVMESVVPSDRGNYTCLVENRFGSIHYSYLLDVLERSPHRPILQAGLPANTTALVGSDVEFFCKVYSDAQPHIQWLKHIEVNGSSYGPDGVPYVQVLKTADINSSEVEVLYLRNVSVEDAGEYTCLAGNSIGLSYQSAWLTVLPEEELVREAEAPEAKYTDIIIYTSGSLAVAMAIIIVVLCRMQTQSSKQPLEPMAVHKLSKFPLIRQFSLDSSSSGKSSTSLMRVTRLSSSCAPMLAGVMELDLPLDAKWEFPRDKLVLGKPLGEGCFGQVVRAEAYGIDRDRPDRAVTVAVKMLKDNATDKDLADLVSEMEMMKLMDKHKNIINLLGVCTQDGPLYVIVEFAAKGNLREYLRARRPPTPDYTFDVTAMPEEQLSFKDLVSCVYQVARGMEYLESKRCIHRDLAARNVLVTAENVMKIADFGLARDVHDIDYYKKTSNGRLPVKWMAPEALFDRVYTHQSDVWSFGILMWEIFTLGGSPYPGIPVEELFKLLKEGHRMDRPSNCTHELYMLMRECWHAVPSQRPTFKQLVEGLDKILVAVSEEYLDLSMPFEQYSPSCEDTASSCSSSCSSDDSVFTHDPLPPHLFYPSVRT
- the FGFR4 gene encoding fibroblast growth factor receptor 4 isoform X2 — protein: MRPLLQVLAGLLLVAAAQGRAMEPELFESPLLESEEEHLLLDPGNALQLYCDANQSGASVVWYKESRLLVPGGRIHLRQSLLEISEVAYEDSGLYVCRARGTGQILRNFTISVVDSLASGDDDEDSDGDSPHGDRNEEPVYRHRAPYWTHPHRMDKKLYAVPAGNTVKFRCPASGSPSPSIRWFKNGREFRGEHRIGGIRLRHQHWSLVMESVVPSDRGNYTCLVENRFGSIHYSYLLDVLERSPHRPILQAGLPANTTALVGSDVEFFCKVYSDAQPHIQWLKHIEVNGSSYGPDGVPYVQVLKTADINSSEVEVLYLRNVSVEDAGEYTCLAGNSIGLSYQSAWLTVLPEEELVREAEAPEAKYTDIIIYTSGSLAVAMAIIIVVLCRMQTQSSKQPLEPMAVHKLSKFPLIRQFSLDSSSSGKSSTSLMRVTRLSSSCAPMLAGVMELDLPLDAKWEFPRDKLVLGKPLGEGCFGQVVRAEAYGIDRDRPDRAVTVAVKMLKDNATDKDLADLVSEMEMMKLMDKHKNIINLLGVCTQDGPLYVIVEFAAKGNLREYLRARRPPTPDYTFDVTAMPEEQLSFKDLVSCVYQVARGMEYLESKRCIHRDLAARNVLVTAENVMKIADFGLARDVHDIDYYKKTSNGRLPVKWMAPEALFDRVYTHQSDVWSFGILMWEIFTLGGSPYPGIPVEELFKLLKEGHRMDRPSNCTHELYMLMRECWHAVPSQRPTFKQLVEGLDKILVAVSEEYLDLSMPFEQYSPSCEDTASSCSSSCSSDDSVFTHDPLPPHLFYPSVRT